From Actinomyces slackii, a single genomic window includes:
- a CDS encoding UTP--glucose-1-phosphate uridylyltransferase, which translates to MSETGLTQAVRKMRDAGVAEQAIDVFSHYYRELEEGATGLIPEETIEPLTSIDSIDDVEISESDAREALRRTAIIKLNGGLGTSMGLDQAKSLLPVREGKTFLDLIVDQVRAARQRYGATLPLILMNSFRTRQDSLAALEAHPDIRVEGLPLDFLQNREPKLRADDLTPVTWEADPDLEWCPPGHGDIYTALVASGVLDALLDKGYRYAMTSNSDNLGAAPSARIAGWFAASGAPYAPEMCRRTPADVKGGHLAVRKSDGRIILRDTAQTPADQMHYFTDQFRHPFFHTNNLWFDLEVLRDTLAERRGILGLPLIKNSKTVDPSDPASPAVIQLETAMGAAVEAFEGATAVEVPRSRFLPVKTTNDLLLLRSDVYEVDEDGLLVQTVEEACTVSLDPAHYKTIRDFEKRFPVGAPSLRGARSLSVTGDWTFGASVVATGEACVSAQGAPGRIDDGARI; encoded by the coding sequence ATGAGCGAGACCGGACTCACCCAGGCTGTCAGGAAGATGCGCGACGCGGGCGTTGCCGAGCAGGCGATCGACGTCTTCTCCCACTACTACCGTGAGCTGGAGGAGGGGGCCACCGGCCTCATCCCCGAGGAGACCATTGAGCCGCTGACCAGCATCGACTCCATCGACGATGTCGAGATCAGTGAGAGTGATGCGCGCGAGGCCCTCAGGCGCACCGCCATCATCAAGCTCAACGGCGGCCTGGGCACCTCGATGGGCCTGGATCAGGCCAAGTCGCTCCTGCCCGTGCGCGAGGGCAAGACCTTCCTGGATCTCATCGTCGATCAGGTGAGGGCCGCCCGTCAGCGCTACGGGGCCACCCTCCCCCTCATCCTCATGAACTCCTTCCGCACCAGGCAGGACTCCCTGGCCGCTCTCGAGGCCCACCCGGATATTCGCGTCGAGGGCCTGCCGCTGGATTTCCTGCAGAATCGCGAGCCCAAGCTGCGCGCCGATGACCTGACCCCGGTGACCTGGGAGGCCGATCCCGATCTGGAGTGGTGCCCGCCGGGGCATGGCGACATCTACACGGCACTGGTCGCCTCCGGCGTTCTCGACGCCCTGCTGGACAAGGGCTATCGCTATGCGATGACCTCGAACTCGGACAACCTGGGCGCGGCTCCCTCGGCGCGCATCGCGGGGTGGTTCGCGGCCTCAGGCGCCCCCTACGCCCCGGAGATGTGCCGGCGCACCCCGGCCGATGTCAAGGGCGGGCACCTCGCCGTGCGCAAGAGTGATGGGCGCATCATCCTGCGGGATACGGCTCAGACCCCCGCGGACCAGATGCACTACTTCACCGACCAGTTCCGCCACCCCTTCTTCCACACCAACAACCTCTGGTTCGATCTGGAGGTCCTGCGTGACACGCTGGCGGAGCGCCGGGGCATTCTGGGGCTGCCGCTGATCAAGAACAGCAAGACCGTGGATCCCTCCGATCCCGCCTCTCCCGCCGTCATCCAACTGGAGACCGCGATGGGGGCGGCCGTGGAGGCCTTCGAGGGGGCGACGGCGGTGGAGGTCCCCCGCAGCCGCTTCCTACCGGTCAAGACCACCAATGATCTGCTGCTGCTGCGCTCGGATGTCTACGAGGTCGATGAGGATGGACTGCTGGTCCAGACCGTGGAGGAGGCCTGCACCGTCAGCCTCGACCCGGCGCACTACAAGACCATCAGGGATTTCGAGAAGCGCTTCCCCGTCGGGGCGCCCTCGTTGCGCGGGGCGCGCTCGCTGAGCGTCACCGGCGATTGGACGTTCGGTGCCAGCGTGGTCGCGACTGGCGAGGCC